Below is a genomic region from Fulvia fulva chromosome 5, complete sequence.
CTTCGATGGTCCGGCATCTTGCTTGTCGTCGCCGTTGCTAGTCTGTAGGGAAGGCTGCTGGGGTACGGGCTCCTCGACTTCGGGTGCAGCATTCGGCTGCGTCCTGAGCTGCAGCGTGTAGAGGATCTCCTCCGGGAGATCAAAGACTATTCAATGTCAGCATGGCAACATCCCGTGCCGGCCACGCCACCAGCGAAGCAGGTATGCCTACCATAAAGCGGTCGCTGCAGCAGCTTCTCGGCGGTGTGCTGTTGTGCCATGGTTTGGCTTTCGGAGTATGCGCGATATCAAGGAATGCACAGTGCAAGCCACGTCGAGATGCAAGAAGAGGCTATTCCGATGACATCCACCTGAATGCGCATTACTCATACATGTATTCCACATGCACAACTCCGATGCGCGTCATCGCAAGGCCCCCACGCTGTTTCTCACCTTAGCGCCAGATGCGATCCGTTCCACGCGCTGCCATCTGCGCAGAAAGTGAAAAGAGTGGTCGCCTCTGCCATCAAGGTCATGCTGGAAGCCGCCTTTGTCACTTGATCTATCCCTTGATCCTTCTCGACATGTACTCATCTTCACGACCCTACACGGCACGACTTTACACCTGACGGCCCTTCTCACGACTCCAATATCAATTTGCGGCACATACTCGGACCCGTGGACTCGCTAGAAACAGACGCACGGCTCTGTAGAACTACATTGTGGCGCAAGCACGTGGCGGTGCGTGGTCGATAATCTTGGATCCAACTCCAAGACACTCCGACCAAGGCACGAAGCACAGAGACACGACATCACGACATAGCCGGTCAAGAGTGCATTGAAGAATTCCACCAAGACGCTCGGACATTGCTAAATGCTTTGATACCTTCTACGGGCTATTATCCACGGATTACACTTTCACCATGCCTTTGTCCAACGATGGCCGGGGCTGGGTGATGACCGGCTTGAGCGGACTTGGTAAGGACGACTGGAAGCACATCGACACGGTGCACTGCTGACATTCGTGTAGCTTGCATATTCGGAGCCTCGTTCATATGTATAGACCTCATCGTCCGACAATTCCCTGGAAAGCGGAATTGGAGAATCCAGGACAGTGATACATTCCTTTCGTTATCATTAAGCTTGAGCTTTGGTGTCATGGTAAGTCGATGCAGTGTCCAAAGACTGCGAACATGACTGACATTATGCAGCTGTTTTCTGCGCTGTATAGCATGCTTCCGTCAGCAAAACAATCCTTGGTGACTGGGGGCTACACATCAAGAGAAGCCGCATGGATCATGATCGGCTGCTTTTTGGGTGGCGTTGTTGGCATTCAGGTCGTCTCACGAGTGCTGCATAAGTATGTACCGCATAATGTGGTCGGTTGTGAGCACAGTCATGAGGACGAGGAAGCCCACAAGGAGGGTGCACATGCCCATGACCACAGCCACAGCCACGAGGATGCCCATGATCATGATCACCACACGCCCATCGCAAAGCCTCGAAACAACCCTTCACGAAAGAGCCTACGATCGGCGCAAGCACCAAAGATGAAGCAGCGTTCGACATCAGCAAGTGTATTCGCACACGGCCATAGCGTTGGGCACCATTCCACCGCTGACCGCGATCAGACGCAACAAAGACCGACGTTAGACCAAAGACCGACGTTAGACCAAAGACCGACGTTGCAATCGAAGATAACGTCTAGTATTTCGAAGTTGACATCAGGACAGGATCCTTCGTGCGACTGCGACGGACCTTGCTATGGTTACAGCGACATTTGCCAAGAGGCTTGCTTCATTAATGTAAACAAGCCAGGAGGTATCAAGGCGCCGAAGCCCACCTCTGGCGTGAACCGACCTTCGGCCATGAAGATGGCCACTGCCACAGAAGCAACACCTCTTCTACACGATCCATCTGAGGGTACACTGACGCGGCCACGAACTCGAGGCGCTACGGAGGAGAGCGCCATCACATACGCCGACGAGCTAGCAGGGCTCGATCACGGCCATTCAGAAGATAGCTCAGCAACAGCAGTCACGGCCGACGGAACGGCGGACCTACACAAAACATCATCTCACGACCACGACCACGACCACGACCACGACCACGACCACGACCATCATCATGAAGATCCCGAAGACGACGAAGAACCTGAGCATCACCACCACCACGTACCTACAAATGCCTTCCTCTCGATCGGCCTACAGACATCAATAGCAATCGCCCTCCACAAACTCCCCGAAGGCTTCATAACCTACGCCACAAACCACGCCAACCCCAAGCTCGGCTTCTCCGTCTTCCTGGCCCTCTTCATCCACAACATTACCGAAGGCTTCGCCATGGCCTTACCCCTCTACCTAGCGATCAACAACCGCCTCAAAGCCATGGTCATCTCCTTCGTCCTCGGAGGTCTCTCACAACCGCTCGGTGCTGGCGTTGCAGCGATATGGTTCAAGTTGGCTGGGAATGGCAAGTGGGAGCCGAGTGAGAGTGGGTATGGAGGGATGTTTGCTGTGACAGCAGGCATTATGGCGAGTGTTGCGTTGCAGC
It encodes:
- a CDS encoding Zinc-regulated transporter 3; amino-acid sequence: MPLSNDGRGWVMTGLSGLACIFGASFICIDLIVRQFPGKRNWRIQDSDTFLSLSLSLSFGVMLFSALYSMLPSAKQSLVTGGYTSREAAWIMIGCFLGGVVGIQVVSRVLHKYVPHNVVGCEHSHEDEEAHKEGAHAHDHSHSHEDAHDHDHHTPIAKPRNNPSRKSLRSAQAPKMKQRSTSASTQQRPTLDQRPTLDQRPTLQSKITSSISKLTSGQDPSCDCDGPCYGYSDICQEACFINVNKPGGIKAPKPTSGVNRPSAMKMATATEATPLLHDPSEGTLTRPRTRGATEESAITYADELAGLDHGHSEDSSATAVTADGTADLHKTSSHDHDHDHDHDHDHDHHHEDPEDDEEPEHHHHHVPTNAFLSIGLQTSIAIALHKLPEGFITYATNHANPKLGFSVFLALFIHNITEGFAMALPLYLAINNRLKAMVISFVLGGLSQPLGAGVAAIWFKLAGNGKWEPSESGYGGMFAVTAGIMASVALQLFAESLDLTHSKHLCMIGAFCGMAILGISSALTA